CTCAAAGAAATACcaattttatggagttaatgggatAAATAAGACATTCTATACGTTGGGGGAGTAAATGGATAaattgagggggtgagaaataacacttttatagagttaatggTGTAAATTGGACATTTGATGAGTTGAGGGCTGagcctttaaaaaaaaaataagggttaggGCAAGTgaagaaacaaagaaaagaagggaagaaaaacgACAGCGTTTAACGTGCTGAAAATCCAAATATCTCTGTTATGTAAACGTAATCAATCAGAGTTGAGAAAAAGCTTCGATCGAAAGCAAAGGAGTAAAATGGAGAATAGTTTAGCAGTTGTAGCAGCTTCACAGTCAACAAGTCCTCTCTGTTTCTCTAATCACACTTTTattcaccaccaccaccaccagtTCCCGTTGCCTATCAACACAGATACGAAAGCAAACTTAAGCACAAAACGAAGGAGAACCATGCCAATTAAAGCCTTCAATACAGTTTCAAGAAGACAGACTTTATCTGGTAATTGGGAGATTCCAAATTTCTCTTCTTTGGCTTCTTCGCCTCCTAAAATCGAGGAGCTAGATACCACCAACGTGCTTCTCCGTCAACGAATCATTTTCTTGGGCTCTCaggtttttctattttcttttttatttgactAGTTTTCAATGTGAAGTCAGTTGTGGGTTTTATTGTTCAATTTGAGGTCTTCATCTCTAATCCTTGGATATTATTCCATTTAATTTTGATGGTTTTTCATTGATTTCCTTGTATACTTCATAGAAGGAAAAATGCCCAATTGCAAAATTTTAGATGGTGCTACTCTACATGCATATAATAGCTCAATAGCTGTAATCTGTTACTTGTGATCAAATTTTGAGTCTGACATATGTGATTCATGACAAAAAGAAAGATTGTTTGAGTTTCTTATCTGCATTTCTGTTGGATAGGTGGATGATTTGACTGCAGATTTTGTCATCAGCCAGCTCTTATTTCTGGATGCTGAAGACCCAACAAAAGACATCAAATTGTTTATTAATTCACCTGGTGGCTCTGTGACTGCTGGTATGCTCATAAATTTACAAGGATACATGGTTTATTGTTTTATTCATTTTCTTGTTCCAGATTCCCTTTTTATCTTTATGTCTTGTGAAATAGTGATACTTATTGATGCTTATATTAGAACTTCTTCTGACGATTAGAGGAGCAATATGAAGACATTTGGAGTTTATTACTCGTATACTTTATAGACTCCAATAAATCAAAGACCCTGTTGGTAGGCTCCTGATTAATTAAAGAATCAATTGACTTCATCTTAGGCTTCTCAGAGGGATGAGTTTTCTCTGACTATATCATAGCCATTTCATCACTAGGTATAAATTTATGGGAATATGTCAAATGTATGTTATAGGTGTTCTGTGGTTTGAAGATTTAAGAATATCATGAATGGCTGCTCAAAGAATAGAGAGAAgaaaataatatacatatatatcttgAAATCATAATTTGGGGAACTAAAGTATACTGATGAAGTTCTGACctctttttcttcatttattcTGCACAAAGGAATGGGAATATATGATGCAATGAAGTTGTGCAAGGCTGATGTTTCAACTATTTGCCTGGGGCTTGCTGCATCCATGGGAGCATTCCTTCTTGCTACTGGTGCCAAAGGCAAGAGGTTCTGCATGCCAAATGGGAGGGTAATGATCCATCAGCCACTTGGAACTGCTGGAGGCAAAGTAAGTACTAAGTCTTAGTTAATGTTTGTATGTATTTGTCTTTGCCTGATAGAGTGATATGTAAGTTCACAAGTGAAGATTCAAATCAATGTTGATGTTACATATAATTACAAGTGAAGAACTCTATTCCACGATGGTTATCTTGAACTTAAAGTCTCAGGTTCGCCACCTACTTGAGAATAAATACCTTTTTTAGTTTAATAAGGTGACGTCAATGATTATCAAGTAATGCCATTCTGTTTGACATAATGATTTTGAAACAGGAACTAGCAAATGTCTGTTGTCAGTAATTGATGCAGTTCTTCCTCATTGttttctttcccttttatcGTGTCTATACTTGTAAGGTGTATTAATTCAGGTTTCATGATTTTTGGTCATTCAGATATTCTTTGCATGTCTTTTCCTGTTTTACAGAGTTCGTTACATGCTGAGATTGATATTGTGGAGGTAGTATGGTGATAGTTTTTTAGATAGGTTAGCTTGGTTAAGTATCAAAACTGCAGTAAATACATATTTAAGGAATGTGCTATTTCAAAATGATCTAGCCATGTGATGGCTGCTTGTATGCTAAAAATGAAGTGAAAATGATTAAGGTTtctaaagatttttttttttttttttttttttctaaagaaGATTACAATGAATATAAATCCAATTGATTTAGATTTGATTCTTTAATAAATCCGTTGCAAAACAAAAAGCCTACTTCTAAAATACCCAATATACGTTTTAACTGTGACATGGATAAACATCTTAGAGTGGGTGTAGGTGCATGGAGCATGGTGTAACATTGATAAGGACATACGACATCACTTTATGCACACAATCATTTTGTATTTACATTATGATTTTATGTATCATCTCAATACTTGAGCTAGTTCGTTACTTTCATGTTCTGCTGTAAACTCATTGCGAATTATATGTTCTTTAATATGCTTAAACTGCAAGTAAAATCATTCAGTAATTTTCTTctgcaaataaaataaatcctaaaaattttaatatatattgagaAATATATGTTCTTTAATATTTTTCATGACTAATTGCGAACTGATCAGTTGTGTATGATTTTAGGCAACAGAGATGAGTATAAGGATAAGAGAAATGAATTACCACAAGATTAAGCTTAACAAGATTTTGTCAAGAGTTACTGGGAATCCTGTGGAGCAGGTTAGGAGTGAAATGATAATTTCCTTTCTTTCTCATCCTTCAATTGGATTTGTAGTTCTGAAAATCTTCCCCGCCTTTTTTTCCGCTTATCATCACAGATTGAAGTTGACACAGATCGTGACAATTTCATGGATGCTTGGCAAGCTAAAGAATATGGTTTGGTAGATGCAGTTATCGATGATGGAAAGCCAGGACTGGTTGCGCCTCTTGTAGATGCTTCGCCTCCACCAAAGACCAGACTGTGGGATTACTGGAAAGCGGAAGGGAGCAAGAAAGCTAGAAAGAATTTGCCGTCAGAGCACAAAATGTTTGGGAAGAATGGATTTGCGGGGATTGAAGGGGATGATGATGAGGATAGagataaaaagggagaatcTGCTTCTGCTTGAAATTTAGACCACCCTGTTCTGTAACAGTCATATTAAGTAAGGTATTGAATTAGATGCCCATATTATCCATTCATGAAATCAATTCCAGTTTAAAATCTCAATTATTAATTTCGAAGTTGAAGGTTAAAACATGATTGGTTATGTTGGCAGAATTATAGGATTGAACTCTGTGGATTAACCTGATACTCTCAAGTCACGTTTCTCCTATTGGAAAGCAAGCATCAACTTTATGTGTTATATCAGAGGGAGTTCAGTTGAGAGAGTAACTTTGAAGAATCCTGTTGTTCCTGTCCTGCATTATATGAATAATCCACAAATGGCATCCGCACATATTTTCTGTGTTAGATGTTTTTGTTCTAGTTAGTTATTAGATCTTTGTTCACATTTGGATAATATTTTTTCTAGTTTATCTTCATATTTCATTTTACTTCTTACACTGTATTTTGTCATATTAAAGTATTCAACTTTTAATATCGTTGAATGCTTTATTTCAATCTTACAGCGGTctcaaatttattaataaacTTAGATTTGATGATGATTTATTAATCAGTCACTTACCATGTAAATTAAATGTGATCCTCTGAAACCAAAGTCTTTAAGTTTTCAAATTAAGAGTCAACATAGCATATAAATTGACAATTATGATTATTAACTCAACCCTCAAATTAGTCGAAGTGTACTTCTTTCACGACATGCTCTGGTACCGGGTATATTCCTGTGGTCTTCTAGCGTTAGAAGAAGTCGTGTCTGTCCCGGACATCTGCAACATCCTCCCaggcttttttttttaatttaaaaaggaaattaattcaaatgctatcagttttaaaactaaaatttaagcCCATTTACCAACTTGATATTTTGACTTTATTTCCCGAAGTTTTTCTGGTTTTAAGACATGGACACAAAGGGTTGCAAATGTCAAACGGGCTTGATGCATAAAAAAGAAGTTGGGATGATAGAACCAAACGTCTCTAAAATCTCTTCAAATTTACAATGATTTGCATACTTTTCTTCCTAGTTAATAACTTGTCATTACAATTGATTTAAGAAACAAGCTAAATTTGTACAATCATTTTAATTTAATGCACTTGGCCTACATTTTTGTACTACTTTAGCATACACGACTATTTTAAACAAACCG
The DNA window shown above is from Euphorbia lathyris chromosome 1, ddEupLath1.1, whole genome shotgun sequence and carries:
- the LOC136202084 gene encoding ATP-dependent Clp protease proteolytic subunit 3, chloroplastic, translating into MENSLAVVAASQSTSPLCFSNHTFIHHHHHQFPLPINTDTKANLSTKRRRTMPIKAFNTVSRRQTLSGNWEIPNFSSLASSPPKIEELDTTNVLLRQRIIFLGSQVDDLTADFVISQLLFLDAEDPTKDIKLFINSPGGSVTAGMGIYDAMKLCKADVSTICLGLAASMGAFLLATGAKGKRFCMPNGRVMIHQPLGTAGGKATEMSIRIREMNYHKIKLNKILSRVTGNPVEQIEVDTDRDNFMDAWQAKEYGLVDAVIDDGKPGLVAPLVDASPPPKTRLWDYWKAEGSKKARKNLPSEHKMFGKNGFAGIEGDDDEDRDKKGESASA